Part of the Lagenorhynchus albirostris chromosome 19, mLagAlb1.1, whole genome shotgun sequence genome, AACATCTCTATCCTAACCTCTGTTACCTTGCTTCAGTGATTGATTACTCAGCCTCTAAAATGGCCACTCTGCCTCTCTACTCTTGCTCCCATTTCAACCCACTCTTCACAAAACATCAAATGATCTTGTCAAAATGTCAATCATACTGCCACACTCAAGTCTCCTTTGGCAGATTCTCATGGTGCTTAATAAATCAAGTCTTTGACGCAATGGCCTATGACCCTTACATTATATGCTACATGGCTGTATCTTCAGCCACATCGTACActtcccctgcctccccagcacACACAAGAGCACTAGTTAGATCTTAAGACGGCAGCAGCATGTTGTTTTGATATTCATTATGTATCTACTAAATGGCATGCAACAGGTAAGTAGGCAAATTATTCGCCGAAGTTTGCAAGCGCCATCTCTCCCATCTATTACACTGAAGTTGTCACAAAAAGCCGTTAACTTGCTTTATAGTCTTAGCTCACCACTAAATAGATATAAAACACTAAGCTTGTCACTTACCTCTCATTTTTTCtagatataaaatggagaaataatacTCTACTACCCAGTGGAGCTGCTGTGAAGACCatcagttctcaaagtgtggcccctgGCACAGCAGCAacctgggaacctgttagaaattCAAATTCTCAGCCCCCATCATGCCAGATTTACTGAATCAGGAACTCTTGAAATGGGACCCAGCAATAAACCCTCtagatgattctaatgtacactgaagtttaaaaatttagatgaaaacactgggaaaaaaaaaaagtagagctaAATAAATGTCAGGTTATGTTGTTATCACTGCCTTGTATGACAATATGGTGTTTGTTATGCACCAGTGGTAAATAGTAAAATTACAAAGTCAGGTTTTTCATAAAATAACTTGTGTTGGCTCTTTTAAACACAGAACACCTTAAACGTGAAATACATATATGCAGTATGTAAGCAAGGAAAGCAGAGATAGTATTGCTTAAATGACAGATATAACTAAGGAATACCTGAAACAGTTGATGAAATGTTATCACTGAAAATTAGGATACTTGAGATTTTGTTGGGCTTGGGGCAAGGATAAAGATGTTTAATGGTCCCTCACATGGTTTGGGTATGATATAAGGTAGCTATTAATATGTATCCTGGCAACGTGGGCAATGTGGGAGTAACCACAATTTATCTTATAAATCTTGACTAATAATGATTCAGGTTTCCAATAATCTGGATACTTGTATCTATTAGGATAGAGTAAGACAGATGTACTTATTAGGAAGTTCAGGTCATCTGCCTCCTGACATATTAAAATGacgattctggggcttccctggtggcgcagttgttgagagtccgcctgccaattcaggggacacgggttcgtgccccgttccgggaagatcccacatgccgcggagcggctgggcccgtgagccatggccgctgagcctgcgcgtctggagcctgtgctccgcaacgggaagaggccacaacagtgagaggcccgcgtaccgcaaaaaaaaaaaaaaagaaagaaataatcaaaaCCTTTACTTTTAATGCATATGCTGTTCCCATGGAAATTTACAGGACAGGAAAATGGTCATTCCAAAGTCAGTTTAtctgaaaaacacaaattatatGAAGTCTGTGTGTGTATCCTTATTTAAACTAAATGTTCTTAAAAATTCCTAAACTCAAATGATGTCACAAAAGTGTTAGAAACGTGTAGACCATATAGTGTAcactatatcatttaaaaataaattaagacagATTTGGATTATgctgtcatttttaattttaataaaatagataatttcatACTACATAGAGAGCAAGTCCATCCACTCATcgataaaattttagaaatactttCTATAAAAAGTTTAGTAGCTGATTGCAAATGAATCCATTAGAACATGATTTCTATAGGTACAGTGTTCCCATCCTCACCCCCATTCTTgttaattttgagaaaatttaaaaatacagaaaagtacaaaaaataaGACAAGATATCCATATACCACAATCCAGAATTAACcagtatttcaatatattttcttgcagtcttttttttttttaaagagaaatggacgtttatatataaaactgaagtcCCCTCTAACCAATCCAATCCCCCCCTCTCCCACACgcattcccttcccttctccactcTTCACAGGCAACCACTATCAAGAGTTTGATCTGTATCCTTCCAAaccatttcaaaaacatttaaaaaacatacatacatatatgtatccaTTACCAATATATAGCACTGAAATTTTGAGGGAAGTTTTATTCAAATTTACAAAACTGTCATCATAATATATGTCATTCTGCAACTTTATCTTTCCCCCTCAACGTGATTTTTGAGATCTTTCTCTGTAATACATATAGATctcatttattacattttacagATATACAGTATTCCATCATAAGTACTTTCCATTTTGttgctgatgggcatttaagttgtttccaatttATGACTACTACATATCATGCCACAGTAAATAGCCTGGTACACATTTCCTGAGCATACAAACTCAGACTAGAATTGCTAGGTGTTTTTCAATTTGCTATAAGGAATGTTTCCCAACTCCCAAGGTCATAACCATTTTAGTATATAGCTTTttcatattactatttttaacCTAACCCCCCTGGATCTTACCTTAATGTATAGttcgtgggttttttttttttttttgtcccttggAGAACAAATTATCtccaaatcattttttaaatagtccCATTATATTCTCATCTCCTGATGCCATTTCTATATTATAAATTCTAATAAATGCATAGGTGTTTCCAGAATCTCTTCTGTTCTGCTAAATCAATACCATAAAGGTCTCTTCCTTTCTAATActtgcaaccttttttttttttttacattggtgAAGATCTCCAGATCCATGCAGACGGCAATGTTAAACATGTTTTCCATTCCCAATTTTAGTGGAAATGCATCTAAAGTTTCAGCATTACctgtgctgtattttttttttttgctggatatTATCATACAAATGTCTTTCTCTTCAGGATGAATTCTCTGGTATCCTTTAAGTttttagcttttgtttctctCATTTGTGATGCTTTCCTTCAGAATGATTATTTCTGATATGTTATGAGATGTAAATTCCTGATGAACACCTTTCATGATATCCACAGGTTTTTAATGAGTATGAATTTTCTGGTGTCTAATATGGTGTGATTTCTGgctgaaagctttcccacattcactacaTTGATAAGGCTTCTTACCTGTGTGTATTCTCAAATGTAGAGCAAGGGTTGAGAATTGAGAGAAAGCTTTCCCACACTCATTACAACCATAGGGTTTCTCACCTGTATGGCTTCTCACATGCACCGTAAGAGATGAACTTTGAGAGAAGGCTTTTCCACATACATTGCATTCATAAGGCTTATCACCTGAATGAATTCTCACATGTACAATAAGTGACGTTCGCTGAgagaaggcttttccacattcattacattcatagggtttctctccagtgtgaatattttgatgttttatgAGGTACTTCTTCTGACCAAAAGCTGTTCCACATTCACTACACTTAAAGGGTTTCTCTCCAATATGAATTTTCTCATGCTCAGTAAGGTTTGATTTGCCACTGAAAGTTTTCCCACACTCCTTACATACAAAgggcttctctcctgtgtgagttcTCTGGTGTCTGATGAGGTTCGACTTCTGAATGAAAGCTTTCCCACAATCCTTACACTcaaaaggtttctctccagtgtgaatttTCTGATGGGTAAGAAGGTTTTCCTTCTGGCTGAAGGattttccacattcattacattcaaaAAGCTTCTCTCCAGTATGGGTATTTTGATGTTTAATAACATACTGCTTTTGGCTGAAtgcttttccacattcattacattcaaaAGGTTTCTCTCTATTATGAAAATGCTCATGCTCAGTGAGAGTTGATTTGTGGCTGAAGACTTTCCCACATACCTTACAGGCAAAGGGGTTTTCCCCACTACAAATTCTCTGCTGACTGAGGTGTGACATCTGAATGgaagctttcccacattcacaagatttctctccagtatgaatttttTGATGAATGAGAATTTGCTTTTAGCTGAAGGTATTTCCACATTTCTTACATTTGTAGGGCTTCTCTGTGTATGACCTTTCAAATGCAGAGTAAGAGACAAGGTTCAAGAGAAAACTTTATCATACTTAGTACCTTCAAAGCTTTCTCTTCAACTCTAAATTTTCTAATACTCAAATGaagttttgttacattcactggtttctctccagtatgaattttcTTCTACTCAATGAGATTTGTTATCTAGCTAAAGGCTTTTCAATATTCCTTAGAAGCACAGGGTTTCTCTCCAGCCTGACTTCTACATTTATGAGGTGCAACATGTGAGTGAAAGTTTTACCACATTCAGTAAATTCATAggttttctctccagtatgaatgcTCTGATATCATATGGggttcaaaaatttttaaatgaaggcaTTTCCACACTGATTTACACCTAAAGGGGGTTATTACCACAAGGAGTAAGCTGTGGCAGGATTTCCAAACTAATTGATGATTCTTTCCTACACAACTAAGTCTAAATTGTGTTTCAAACTCTTTCTAGGTTAAGTTGAAAAAGGTGTTGCCTTAAAAGATATAAGGTTTGAGATCAGAGGaagtatttttccaattttcttatattcactgcttttttcctcagTCTGTACTTTACTGGAGCTGGATGCAACTTGCCTCCCAAGTCTTGTTGCCTCTCTATCTGCTCATCTTCTTCTCAGGCTTCTTCTAAAATGGAGTACAAAGAATCATCATTTAAAGGAGTCAATGTGCTTAGAACTGtggctggcacatggtaagcactcaataaatgttagctttatgTTATCATCATTATGAATTTTCCCATTACTAGTAATAAAATTTCAGATTGTGCTTTTGGGGATGAACTCGGGTAGCCCACCTCAACAGTATGAAAGAATCCTCATGACCAATGTCTCCAACTAAATTTTGAGAAGGAAACCTTTATAGAGGACCCCTGGTTGAAAATTaacattcatacatacataaagcttagattattctttaaaaataatctttcttatTTCATAATCCAGCAAattgaatgtaacaaaaaatgaGGAATTAACAAACAGGATAAAGAGGTGACCACATAAAATTAAGAAAGTCTACCTGGGATtcttaagaaatggaaaaaggaaaaatcaactgCTTCCTTCTAAAACTCCATTAAAATgacaagaaaagggaaaatggtaaactcacaagaaaaaagaatatgatagGAGACATCAATACACACAGGTATTAACAAAATTTTTGATAACATAAAGTACATGGAAGATTTTCAACACACAGAAGAGCTGAGGAAGTTCGAATAACATAAAGGTATTCCAGAAGAGGATGCCAATGTCAAGCAAGCCAATTTGTGccacaaaatatcagaaagattcAGGAAATGAAGGGAAATCAAGTATCtcaaaagaaggaatgaaggattgttgctgggttaaaaaaaaaaaaaggtgtgagtTGCAGCTGGACCTCTACTGTCAGTCAGGAGGACAAAGGACCACTCCTCTGTAAGAAATGGAAGTTATTCTTTGCAGAAATTTAATCAGAGTAGCTCTAGTCTCAGGGACACTCAACAAATGAGATGACAGGTGCTATACTGAAATCAACAGGATCTATATGTAATATGGTGAAACCTCCAGTTCCATTATGCAGCTGATGCCAAAAATTGTTGGCAACCTGTGAGCAGGATATGAAAGGACCTTTTTCTGGACAAACTGAAAGGCCAGTGAAAAACTTAAACAGGATGCCCACCATCTAAGATGATACTTGTTgcttgtactcttttttttttttttttgctgaaacgAACTACCTGGCCACACCTGAGTTCATGAGAGTAAGGCAGTATAACGCTTCTGCAGGAGGAGACCCTGAGTCCATGAGGCATTCTATTTTTCACCCACTAAAGCCTACCAGATGACTAGAAGCACCCAGGTATGAAAGAGCTTACGTTTTAGTGAATCATTCTTAAGTATGACTGTGCAGCCAGTGTTCCACACACATTAGAGGAACCCCACTAACATGACAGATCAAcattgagagaaaaaagaaagtcaaaggaAATAAAGGTAAGGCACAGCAAACAACAAAACCCTAAAAACCAATCAGTTATGATAAGATATTTTATAAGTGAAACAATAACAGGATTCTGTAAgcaagaagcaaaaagaaaaagttcccTTACAAATTAAGACTGGGGTTGAGGGGGTGGTGCGGGGGAAGGTGGTAAAGTAGACTGTATTACCATTCACCAATAACAGAGTCTCCTAAGCACAGAGGGGTCATACTGTTAATATGAGCACAGGTGACAAGTGTGATTTCCTAGtagaagttttgtttgtttttttggggggggcacgcctcagcttgcaggatcttagttccctaaaaCCAGGCATCCAACccggcccccagcagtgaaaacgctgaatcctaaccactggaatgccagggaattccctctagagacttcttttttcccctcttttttttctttctttccttttttttttttggccacaccacgcagaatgtaggatcttagttccctgaccaaatATCGAACCTCtgtgccctgcagtggaagtgcggagtctcaaccactggacctccagggaagtcctctctagAATTCTTAAAAGGCCCACTTGGTACCCCACACAATGAATAATAAAGATGCATACCTAGACACATCACTGTGacatttcaaaacagaaaagaggCCATAAATGCTCtcagaaaaaagaacatatatcattcaaagaaaaaggaatcagaaTAAAATTTCCCAACAGAAAGGAAGCTAGAGAGAAAATTctgagagaaaaattttaagcTTAGCCTATCAATCTAATAAGACAGTcaaataaatccatttttaagATATGCAAATGCCCAAAAATGCACCTTTTCTCCCAGGATGGTACTAGAAGATGTGTTCCATCAAAATTAGTAGAGAAGGCAACAGATatagaatccaaaaaagaggggatgaataggggaaaaagtgaaaaaaatttctaTGATAATGGTGATGAAAAGCTATAAGGTAAGAGCTGACTATCAAGTCAGAGTACAGCCAGTctagactgaagcaggaagacaaAAATTCTAAAAGTAATATCTCTAAGGGGAAAAATGGAAGGAGATTTCCCAATGCATCTGACCATGTGGAAACAAGTATTGAGAGGGCTTTGAACTATTCTGAAGAAAGTCCAAGGGAGTCTGTGCTAAATATAGGAAACCAAGCAAGGAAAAGCACTTGGGCAAATCATCTAAGTTGTGAGCTAAACCTAGCCACTTTTCTCATGAAGCaccattttttactttattttatggaGCACCACTAATttgctttaaataaattaataaatgcctTACAAACTATGGTTATTAAGCCTTGGGTATTGTTTGCCAGGAACTTCCTTCAGACAGAACAAAGTAAGACATCAtctcaaggaaaacaactgacagtataTGTTGCCAATGATAGAATTCaagttttcaaacaaaaattagaattttggaaaaccacAAATCCTCCACCATGAGACTGATAGCTTTTCAATACTTAAAAaacttttctgggcttccctggtggcgcagtggttgagagtccgcctgccaatgcaggggacacggcttcgtgtcctggtttgggaagatcccacatgccgcggagcggctgggcccgtgagccatggccgctgagcctgcgcgtccggagcctgtgctccgcagtgggagaggccacaacagtgagaggcctgcataccgcaaaaaaaaaaaaaacaaaacttttctaaTGAGACTGGTGATGTTAACAAACTGTGATGTTTTGATATTGTATAGTGAGATacatcaacattttaaagatCTCCATAATTCAACAGACAAACGCATAttacaaaatcatgcatgggtaAGAGATCCATTCAAAGTTTAAGACAAACCAATGGATTTTACGTAAGAGAACAAGAAAATGTGTTTCAAATTTCACATTATGGCTAACCTTAAAAAAAACGATCACTTGTCAAGTGTTGGTATAGTACCAAAGAATAtttacaattatctgaaaaggctactaAAATACTTCTCCCTTTTCTAACTACATCTGTGTGAAGCCacaattttttaatatacttcaaccaaaacaacaggTTACAATAGCAGATTCTGCTATCTCCTATTAAGCCAGAcaataaagatatttacaaacatgcaaaacaatgccacttttctcactaaatttttttattttggaaaattgttatttttattaagaaacaaTGTAAGTTTATATgtaatgggttttttttaattaataaatgtttctaaaagtttcaattttttgttaaataaagtAAACATCACAAAAGTCCACATAATAAACCAAAGCTCTTTGCGGGTCCTCAAGTTTTAGGACTGTAAATTTTATTGCTATTGGGTACTGGGTTTCCTTctgtggtgatgaaaatgtgaTAATGGTGATGACTGCATGACTTtgtgaatatatgaaaaactactgaactgtataccCTAAAAGGGTAGATCTGGTTAgctgaattatatcttaataaagctgttatgtaagaaaaagaaaaaaaaaatgtgaagagtTCCTAAGACCAAAAAACTTTGAGAACCTGATGGTCAAAACATTTCTcattattcattccacaaatacctTCTTCtttcctactatgtgcctggcacagttCTAAGCTCCAGGGATAAACAGtactgaataaaacagacaaaattttcTGCACCCATCaagtttatattctagtggacAGAGACAAATAATAACCAAATGAAGGAGATGGTTTGTTAACAAGTTTTAAGTGATATGGGGTAAAATTAGGGAAGGgatagagtttcaatttcagatgGAGAGGCCTCTGAGAAGGAAGATTCAAGACATGAAGGAAGAAAGAGTGatctggaggaagagcattcTAAGCAGTAGTTAAGTAAGTTCAGAGGCCCTGAGGAAAAGCCTGCCAAGCATGTTAAATATGCAATCAGTGAGTCACAATTACACATATTATGTTCCTTATATCCTTTGGCTTAGCTTGATCCCCTCCTATTTTTTACACTTCTTAGAATTCACAGAACCTCCTGGAAGCAGCTCCAGTAACATGCTCTTAAAAAGACTTCTCCAATCTTGTCTCTTACTTCTAAACATCTTTCCCTTAACTACTAATCACAATCACattcacttttcttaaaataagtgtttcatatgaaatatttttaaacccaAACTTGTATGTAGCTAAGTCTTAGCATGCTAACTATAATCTGAGATGCTGGATTGCAGTAACAGCTCCACTCTTTTCTTTGGATGGCTGAtagcaagtattttttaaatatagggggcattaccaagggggaaaaaaggaggggAGGACAGTTTAGAGTTTAAAGACtaaaaagacaacaacaaaacccaaagtttaaACCTTGACTGGAttctggtatttaaaaaaaaactatagaggGAGCTCCCTGGTCGTCTCGTGGTTAGGAtctggcgctttcactgctgtggcctgggttcaatccctggtcagggaactgagaacCCACAAGGCTCGAagaggccaaaaagaaaaaagaaaaaacctacagaAAGTATTTTGGAGATAACTGGGGAATCTGAATATGGACTATTACACAATATTAGCACATTATGACTAATCATCTAACGTGTGGTAACGGTATTTTTGTTATATAGAGGGATGCCAGTATTTTTAGAAAATGCTTACTTAATTTTTTAGGAGTGAAATGTCATGCTGTTTGTGTGCTGTAGTGCACACAATACACATGCACTGGAATACAGATACATCAAACATGGCAAAATACTATTGAATCTGTGTGGTGGGTATAGAGGAGATCACTGTACtcttctttcagtgttttatGGTGTTTGAAGATGTTAagaattgattaaaaaaacaaatcttccACAATAATAATTCAGATTATTTAACAAGTTACCACATGTGTAATCAAAActgcaaacagaaaatataaaacatgagcCTTCCTTTCAACAAGTTCTTAAGATAtccagacataaaaaaaaaaaaaaaaacacttaagatGGTATTTACTAAGGACTTTtgaatttctgtggaaaatgtgaaGCAGGATGGACAATCAGAGGGGAGAGCAAAAGAAGAGGAAGTAACAGGTTTAAATAAGCAGGAACTAAATAGGTAGGGTATTTCATAATCAAAGGCCAagattcaaataattttatagaaaggAAATATGTTCACATTTATATTCACATGGTTAATATGCCCTCTCTTGATTAGAGCAAAGTATATCTTTTAAAAGGTTTGACTGACCATATCACAAggaccagaagaaaagaaataatccaGACCTAATTTGAAAATGGTTTGAAGTAACGTCTGGACCTGAAATAATGAGCTGAAATCTCTAATTTGGGTACGATATTAATGATTTCACGGTCTGACACAATGAAAATGAAGTTAATTGGACAGTTGTTTATCCCGTAAACAGGTAAAATCATGGTGGGCAAGACAAAAGCCTGGAGGtgccaaaataaaaattgatatttatagaaagaGTTACTTCTAACTTCAGAACGAATGAGTCACTTTCTAGGGATCAGTTtataaagggaaggaggaaaggcagaATACAAAGTTCCAGAAGCCACCTCCAGTAAGAGGATGGGGGGGGAGGGCTCAAAAGATAAGGAAACA contains:
- the ZNF146 gene encoding zinc finger protein OZF is translated as MSHLSQQRICSGENPFACKVCGKVFSHKSTLTEHEHFHNREKPFECNECGKAFSQKQYVIKHQNTHTGEKLFECNECGKSFSQKENLLTHQKIHTGEKPFECKDCGKAFIQKSNLIRHQRTHTGEKPFVCKECGKTFSGKSNLTEHEKIHIGEKPFKCSECGTAFGQKKYLIKHQNIHTGEKPYECNECGKAFSQRTSLIVHVRIHSGDKPYECNVCGKAFSQSSSLTVHVRSHTGEKPYGCNECGKAFSQFSTLALHLRIHTGKKPYQCSECGKAFSQKSHHIRHQKIHTH